Proteins encoded by one window of Halobaculum halobium:
- a CDS encoding universal stress protein — MKELERDLGLPSVLAISIGAMIGSGIFILPALALEIAGPAVILAYALAGLLVVPAALSKSEMATAMPEAGGTYIYIERGMGPLLGTIAGVGTWFSLSFKGALALVGGVPYLLLLFDLPLKPVALGIAAVLILVNVVGAKQTGRLQVAIVAVMLAALGWFAAGSAPSVQSANYVDFFGYGVEGVLAATGLVFVSYAGVTKVASVAEEIEDPGRNIPLGILGSLAFTTILYVVIVAVLVGITDPGSVAGSLTPVAVGAEQTLGQAGVVAVIIAAVLALVSTANAGILSSSRYPFAMSRDQLAPPSLSSVSERFGTPVTSITVTGVVLLALIAFVPILDIAKLASAFQIMVFAMINVAVIAFREGSTEYEPEFTSPLYPWVQVFGAVSGLLLLTQMGTVALSGAAVITVGSVVWYYLYVRPRVDREGAATDAIRRQVSREALSEIESALAERPDTNEVLLALTKDLDADRERSLVALAADLVREDGGRVVAVRFEEVPDQAPLTEGVTAQSDADRTFETRVNALGDEFDVDVEADEIVSHDTKHAVVNFASHRGVDTIVTEHEPLRVRSRLFGDPIDWVVRHAPCDVLLVDNLGYDDPERVVLSGDVGPYPALAVDVAEAVAAANGGELSLWQPAGEDSDKQRRLVEDYRAELSELVSVPVGTESVRTDGGRPPMPDLLVRRGADHRLRNALLDERPEFPNPGCTTVTVYPHESSRVGLSRRLIERLAF; from the coding sequence ATGAAGGAACTCGAACGAGACCTCGGTCTCCCGTCCGTCCTCGCGATCAGCATCGGCGCCATGATCGGCAGCGGCATCTTCATCCTGCCGGCGCTGGCGCTTGAGATCGCCGGGCCCGCGGTGATTCTCGCGTACGCGCTCGCCGGGCTGCTGGTGGTCCCGGCGGCGCTGTCGAAGTCGGAGATGGCGACGGCGATGCCCGAGGCCGGCGGCACGTACATCTACATCGAGCGCGGGATGGGCCCGCTGCTGGGCACGATCGCCGGCGTCGGCACGTGGTTCTCGCTGTCGTTCAAGGGCGCGCTCGCGCTCGTCGGCGGCGTTCCGTACCTCCTCCTGTTGTTCGATCTCCCGCTCAAGCCCGTCGCGCTGGGCATCGCAGCCGTGTTGATCCTCGTGAACGTCGTCGGCGCGAAGCAGACCGGTCGGCTTCAGGTCGCCATCGTCGCCGTGATGCTGGCGGCGCTGGGGTGGTTCGCCGCCGGCAGCGCCCCGAGCGTTCAGTCCGCCAACTACGTCGATTTCTTCGGCTACGGCGTCGAGGGCGTCCTCGCGGCGACCGGGCTGGTGTTCGTCTCGTACGCGGGCGTCACGAAGGTCGCCAGCGTCGCCGAGGAGATCGAAGATCCCGGTCGGAACATCCCGCTCGGGATCCTCGGGTCGCTGGCGTTCACGACGATCCTCTACGTCGTCATCGTCGCCGTGCTGGTCGGCATCACCGACCCCGGCAGCGTCGCGGGATCGCTGACCCCGGTCGCCGTCGGCGCCGAACAGACGCTCGGCCAGGCGGGAGTCGTCGCGGTCATCATCGCGGCCGTGCTCGCGCTCGTTTCGACGGCGAACGCGGGGATCCTCTCGTCGTCGCGATACCCGTTCGCCATGAGCCGCGACCAGCTCGCGCCGCCGTCGCTGTCGTCGGTCAGCGAGCGGTTCGGCACGCCCGTCACGTCGATTACGGTGACCGGCGTGGTGTTGCTGGCGCTGATCGCGTTCGTCCCAATCCTCGACATCGCGAAGTTGGCGAGCGCATTCCAGATCATGGTGTTCGCGATGATCAACGTCGCGGTGATCGCCTTCCGCGAGGGGAGCACCGAGTACGAGCCCGAGTTCACCTCGCCGCTGTACCCGTGGGTCCAGGTGTTTGGCGCCGTCTCCGGGCTCCTGTTGTTGACCCAGATGGGGACCGTCGCGCTCTCGGGCGCGGCCGTCATCACCGTCGGCAGCGTCGTCTGGTACTACCTGTACGTCCGCCCGCGGGTCGACCGCGAGGGCGCCGCGACCGACGCGATCCGGCGGCAGGTCAGCCGCGAGGCGCTCTCGGAGATCGAGTCCGCGCTCGCCGAGCGTCCCGACACCAACGAGGTGCTGCTCGCGCTTACGAAGGATCTCGACGCGGACCGGGAACGCTCGCTGGTCGCGCTGGCCGCGGATCTGGTCCGTGAGGACGGCGGCCGCGTCGTCGCCGTCCGGTTCGAGGAAGTGCCCGACCAGGCGCCGCTTACCGAGGGGGTGACCGCGCAGTCCGACGCGGACCGGACCTTCGAGACGCGGGTGAACGCCCTCGGCGATGAGTTCGACGTCGACGTCGAAGCCGACGAGATCGTCAGCCACGACACGAAACACGCGGTCGTCAACTTCGCGTCCCACCGCGGGGTGGACACGATCGTCACCGAACACGAGCCCCTCCGCGTCCGCTCGCGGCTGTTCGGCGACCCGATCGACTGGGTCGTCAGACACGCGCCCTGCGACGTGCTGCTCGTCGACAACCTCGGCTACGACGACCCCGAACGCGTGGTGCTCTCGGGCGACGTGGGCCCGTATCCGGCGCTGGCGGTCGACGTCGCCGAGGCGGTCGCCGCCGCCAACGGCGGCGAGCTGTCGCTGTGGCAGCCGGCGGGCGAGGACTCCGACAAACAGCGCCGGCTCGTCGAGGACTACCGCGCGGAGCTGTCGGAGCTGGTGTCGGTTCCTGTCGGCACCGAGTCGGTTCGGACGGACGGCGGCCGCCCGCCGATGCCGGACCTGCTCGTCCGCCGCGGCGCAGACCACCGACTCCGCAACGCCCTGCTCGACGAGCGGCCGGAGTTCCCGAATCCGGGCTGTACGACGGTCACCGTCTACCCGCACGAGTCGAGCCGGGTCGGGCTCTCGCGGCGGCTGATCGAGCGGCTCGCGTTCTGA
- a CDS encoding Lrp/AsnC family transcriptional regulator, producing MKNGELDSVDRHILYYLQQDARGTSSSDIAEKLDLSASTVRTRLNKLEASGIVRGYHIDIDYDLAGYPLYTKIVCTATIPERDELGRKAREIRGVTAVREIMTGERNVYVNAIGRDHDDLDRINRELDELGLDIIDEQLIRDEHVCPYRGFLDPEEDPDSDGA from the coding sequence ATGAAGAACGGCGAGTTGGATTCGGTCGACAGACACATCCTCTATTACCTTCAGCAGGACGCGCGAGGGACCTCATCGAGCGACATCGCCGAGAAGCTCGACCTCTCGGCGAGCACGGTTCGAACCCGGTTGAACAAGCTCGAAGCGTCGGGGATCGTCCGCGGCTACCACATCGACATCGACTACGACCTCGCGGGCTACCCGCTGTACACGAAGATCGTCTGTACGGCGACCATCCCCGAGCGCGACGAGCTGGGTCGGAAAGCCAGGGAGATCCGCGGAGTGACCGCCGTGCGAGAGATCATGACCGGCGAGCGGAACGTGTACGTGAACGCGATCGGCCGCGACCACGACGACCTCGACCGCATCAACCGAGAACTCGACGAACTTGGCCTGGATATCATCGACGAGCAACTCATCCGCGACGAACACGTCTGCCCCTATCGGGGATTCCTCGATCCCGAGGAGGATCCCGACAGCGACGGGGCGTGA
- a CDS encoding DUF7545 family protein, with amino-acid sequence MVGTETYTVTGPDGDSDEVDLPEGLVDMLAEQGEDPSEVISDVILQAFAQQAHAIAHHSEGEAPQDVLDINEKAEELFEERFGQSLSDAMGHSH; translated from the coding sequence ATGGTTGGAACTGAAACCTACACCGTTACCGGACCGGACGGCGACAGCGACGAGGTCGACCTCCCCGAGGGGCTCGTCGACATGCTCGCCGAGCAGGGCGAGGACCCCAGCGAGGTCATCAGCGACGTGATCCTCCAGGCGTTCGCCCAGCAGGCCCACGCCATCGCCCACCACAGCGAGGGCGAGGCGCCCCAGGACGTGCTCGACATCAACGAGAAGGCCGAGGAGCTGTTCGAGGAGCGCTTCGGACAGAGTCTCTCGGACGCGATGGGTCACTCGCACTAA
- a CDS encoding DUF7523 family protein, with protein sequence MTVAEETRAAVRERPFLYDALRAGVVNYAAAAATLDIDADRDAVATALRRFADELDGEVGDDADARVRLERGVGAVEGDTDAPEPLLAAGGTAYAGGAGNSTAVVAAGDAGPRALERVLGRLRTAGVAVEAAGVTPTGLVVVVGRRAGADALRAVEAALDG encoded by the coding sequence ATGACCGTCGCCGAGGAGACCCGGGCCGCCGTCCGCGAGCGACCGTTCCTGTACGACGCCCTCCGCGCGGGCGTGGTGAACTACGCCGCCGCCGCGGCGACGCTCGACATCGACGCCGACCGCGACGCCGTAGCGACGGCGCTGCGACGCTTCGCGGACGAACTCGACGGGGAGGTCGGCGACGACGCGGACGCGAGAGTCCGACTGGAGCGCGGGGTCGGCGCAGTTGAGGGGGACACAGACGCTCCTGAACCGCTGCTCGCCGCCGGCGGGACTGCCTACGCCGGCGGCGCGGGGAACTCGACCGCGGTCGTCGCCGCCGGCGACGCGGGTCCGCGCGCGCTCGAACGCGTGCTCGGGCGACTCCGCACCGCCGGGGTCGCCGTCGAGGCGGCCGGAGTGACGCCGACGGGGCTGGTCGTGGTCGTCGGGCGTCGCGCCGGCGCCGACGCGCTCCGGGCCGTCGAGGCGGCGCTTGACGGCTGA
- a CDS encoding NAD(P)/FAD-dependent oxidoreductase, whose protein sequence is MTATSEIVEHRPLIIAGTGSAGLTAAIYAARSNNEPLVFEGDEPGGQLTLTSEVENFPGFPEGINGAEFINNAKTQAKRFGAEVKNGIVESVDDSSRPFRVELTNGDVYTADAVIAASGASARTLGIPGEDELMGFGLSTCATCDGAFFRDEDMLVVGGGDAAMEEASFLTKFADTVYLAHRREEFRAEDYWIDRVMDHVDDGNIEIMRNTEVTELHGTAEAGVESVTLVRNPEGHPTDKLEDPETEEWEFEVGAVFYAIGHTPNTDYLADTGVELDDDGYLKTEGGSGGGQTATGVSGLFGAGDVVDYHYQQAVTAAGMGSKAAIDADDYLEDLKRAETAQAEEEPAAADD, encoded by the coding sequence ATGACAGCTACGTCCGAGATCGTCGAACATCGTCCGTTGATCATCGCCGGCACCGGCTCGGCGGGCCTCACGGCGGCCATCTACGCGGCCCGGTCGAACAACGAGCCCCTCGTGTTCGAGGGCGACGAGCCGGGAGGACAGCTCACGCTCACCTCCGAGGTTGAGAACTTCCCGGGGTTCCCCGAGGGGATCAACGGCGCGGAGTTCATAAACAACGCCAAAACGCAGGCGAAGCGCTTCGGCGCCGAGGTGAAGAACGGCATCGTCGAGTCGGTGGACGACTCCTCGCGTCCGTTCCGCGTCGAGCTCACCAACGGCGACGTGTACACCGCGGACGCCGTGATCGCGGCGTCCGGTGCGTCCGCGCGGACGCTCGGCATCCCCGGCGAGGACGAACTGATGGGCTTCGGCCTGTCGACGTGTGCGACGTGTGACGGGGCGTTCTTCCGCGACGAGGACATGCTCGTCGTCGGCGGCGGCGACGCCGCCATGGAGGAGGCGAGCTTCCTGACGAAGTTCGCCGACACCGTGTACCTCGCCCACCGCCGCGAGGAGTTCCGCGCGGAGGACTACTGGATCGACCGCGTGATGGACCACGTCGACGACGGGAACATCGAGATCATGCGCAACACCGAGGTCACCGAGCTCCACGGGACAGCCGAGGCGGGCGTCGAGTCGGTCACGCTCGTTCGCAACCCCGAGGGACACCCGACGGACAAGCTCGAGGACCCCGAGACCGAAGAGTGGGAGTTCGAGGTCGGCGCGGTGTTCTACGCCATCGGCCACACGCCCAACACCGACTACCTCGCCGACACCGGCGTCGAACTCGACGACGACGGCTACCTGAAGACCGAGGGCGGCTCCGGCGGCGGGCAGACGGCGACGGGCGTGTCCGGACTGTTCGGCGCCGGCGACGTGGTCGACTACCACTACCAGCAGGCCGTTACGGCCGCCGGGATGGGGAGCAAGGCCGCCATCGACGCCGACGACTACTTGGAGGACCTGAAGCGCGCTGAGACAGCGCAAGCCGAGGAGGAGCCAGCGGCCGCCGACGACTGA
- a CDS encoding universal stress protein — protein MDDHEFTEIVVATDGSDPADAAVETGLALSGALGARLHACTVVDPFATGQRVTDLRAAREDADDRVTAIAELARDAGIDAEPVVREGTPHRELSAYLNDAGADLLVIGTHGRGGARRALLGSVAEKLVRTVDVPVLVVHGGDLPGEDGPRWSADAEILLATDGSDAAATAERTGVALAGALGAHLSAVSVVNEAGAVANVGGGLLTDETVSAVRRALDERASDAVDAVVARARETGIDADGEVIGGEPSRAICGYASDAGADVIVVGTHGRGGIRRVVLGSVAERVIRGADRPVLVVPAAAGAFAEEEAEE, from the coding sequence ATGGACGACCACGAGTTCACCGAGATCGTCGTCGCGACCGACGGAAGCGATCCGGCAGACGCGGCCGTCGAGACCGGGCTCGCGCTCTCGGGCGCCCTCGGCGCCCGACTTCACGCGTGTACGGTAGTCGATCCATTCGCCACCGGCCAGCGGGTGACCGACCTCCGAGCGGCCCGCGAGGACGCCGACGACCGCGTCACGGCGATCGCCGAACTCGCCCGCGACGCCGGCATCGACGCCGAGCCGGTCGTCCGAGAGGGAACCCCACACCGTGAGCTGTCCGCGTATCTGAACGACGCCGGCGCAGACCTGCTCGTGATCGGTACCCACGGCCGCGGCGGGGCGCGGCGCGCGCTGCTCGGAAGCGTCGCGGAGAAGCTCGTTCGGACCGTCGACGTGCCCGTGCTCGTGGTTCACGGGGGCGACCTGCCCGGTGAGGACGGCCCACGCTGGAGTGCCGACGCCGAGATCCTGCTCGCAACTGACGGCAGCGACGCCGCGGCGACCGCCGAGCGAACCGGCGTCGCACTCGCGGGAGCGCTGGGGGCGCACCTGAGCGCCGTCAGCGTCGTCAACGAGGCGGGAGCCGTGGCGAACGTCGGCGGCGGACTGCTCACAGACGAGACGGTCTCCGCTGTCAGGCGCGCGCTCGACGAGCGGGCGAGCGACGCCGTTGACGCCGTGGTAGCCCGGGCCCGCGAGACGGGCATCGACGCCGACGGCGAGGTGATCGGCGGGGAGCCGAGCCGCGCAATCTGCGGGTACGCGAGCGACGCCGGCGCCGACGTGATCGTCGTCGGCACGCACGGCCGCGGCGGCATCCGCCGGGTCGTCCTCGGCAGCGTCGCCGAGCGAGTGATCCGCGGCGCCGACCGGCCCGTACTGGTCGTACCGGCGGCTGCCGGTGCGTTCGCCGAAGAAGAGGCCGAGGAGTAA
- the cysS gene encoding cysteine--tRNA ligase gives MGLSVTNTLTGEREAFEPASDDEVLLYVCGLTVSDDAHLGHARLWFHADVLHRWLDHLGYDVRHVENVTDVNEKIAARVGEREGWDSEADVARHFTEQVIDDMRGLNLKRAAVYPRVSEHVPEIIALVERLIESGHAYEANGSVYFDVTGFDGYGHLSNQRPEDLEADEAEDDDVLAEKRHPGDFALWKADGVSEAAVREHRKHDHDGDLPAGQTWESPWGEGRPGWHIECSAMSTTHLGDTLDIHMGGRDLVFPHHENEIAQSEAATGHTFARYWLHNGLLETTEDKMSSSLGNFFTVSDALEEFGVNVLRTFYLGAQYRGDQVFSTEAMTEAEERWDRLERAYEAAVDACDSVDARAKATDDDLRTAVDDARETAVEAMNDDLNVREAFGALLDLGTAVNRHVERVDAGGEDGADGAVAYDYRGLHRAVEAFETFGGDVFGLELGREAGGDVELVGDLADLVLDVREAEREAGNYERADRLRDDLEALGLSVEDGDDGPEVRFE, from the coding sequence ATGGGTCTGTCCGTGACCAACACCCTGACGGGCGAACGGGAGGCGTTCGAGCCGGCGAGCGACGACGAGGTCCTGCTGTACGTCTGTGGGCTGACGGTCTCGGACGACGCGCACCTCGGGCACGCCCGCCTGTGGTTCCACGCCGACGTGCTCCACCGCTGGCTCGATCATCTCGGCTACGACGTGCGCCACGTCGAGAACGTCACCGACGTGAACGAGAAGATCGCCGCCCGCGTCGGCGAGCGAGAGGGGTGGGACAGCGAGGCCGACGTGGCTCGCCACTTCACCGAACAGGTGATCGACGACATGCGCGGGCTGAACCTCAAGCGCGCGGCGGTGTACCCCCGCGTCTCCGAGCACGTCCCGGAGATCATCGCGCTCGTCGAACGCCTGATCGAGTCGGGTCACGCCTACGAGGCGAACGGTTCCGTCTACTTCGACGTGACCGGCTTCGACGGCTACGGTCACCTCTCGAACCAGCGCCCCGAGGATCTGGAGGCCGACGAGGCGGAGGACGACGACGTGCTCGCGGAGAAGCGCCACCCCGGGGACTTCGCGCTGTGGAAGGCCGACGGCGTGAGCGAGGCGGCGGTCCGCGAGCACCGCAAGCACGACCACGACGGCGACCTCCCCGCCGGCCAGACGTGGGAGTCGCCCTGGGGCGAGGGGCGCCCCGGCTGGCACATCGAGTGCTCGGCGATGTCCACCACCCACCTCGGAGACACCCTCGACATCCACATGGGCGGGCGCGATCTGGTGTTCCCCCACCACGAGAACGAGATCGCCCAGAGCGAGGCCGCCACCGGCCACACGTTCGCGCGCTACTGGCTCCACAACGGCCTGTTGGAGACGACCGAGGACAAGATGTCCTCCAGTCTGGGCAACTTCTTCACGGTCTCGGACGCGCTCGAGGAGTTCGGGGTGAACGTCCTCCGCACGTTCTATCTCGGCGCGCAGTACCGCGGCGATCAGGTGTTCTCGACGGAGGCGATGACCGAGGCCGAGGAACGGTGGGACCGCCTGGAACGCGCCTACGAGGCCGCGGTCGACGCCTGCGACTCCGTCGACGCCCGAGCGAAGGCGACCGACGACGACCTCCGCACGGCAGTCGACGACGCCCGTGAGACGGCCGTCGAGGCGATGAACGACGACCTGAACGTCCGCGAGGCGTTCGGCGCGTTGCTCGACCTGGGGACGGCAGTCAACCGTCACGTCGAGCGCGTCGACGCCGGGGGCGAGGACGGCGCCGACGGTGCCGTCGCGTACGACTACCGGGGACTGCACCGCGCCGTCGAGGCCTTCGAGACGTTCGGCGGCGACGTGTTCGGGCTCGAACTCGGGCGCGAGGCCGGCGGCGACGTGGAACTGGTCGGCGATCTCGCGGACCTGGTGCTCGACGTGCGCGAGGCCGAGCGCGAGGCCGGTAACTACGAGCGCGCCGACCGCCTCCGCGACGACCTGGAGGCGCTCGGCCTGTCGGTCGAAGACGGTGATGACGGACCGGAAGTCCGGTTCGAGTAG
- a CDS encoding DUF357 domain-containing protein, translated as MPADLDEKTTRYGEMLADALEEAEVCVPAGTPLYEMALECEEMAVSYLDDGRHFRERDDPVNALASYSYGYGWLDCGVRMGLFAIPDDTRLFTTE; from the coding sequence ATGCCCGCCGATCTCGACGAGAAGACGACCCGGTACGGAGAGATGCTCGCGGACGCGCTCGAGGAGGCGGAGGTGTGTGTTCCCGCGGGGACGCCCCTGTACGAGATGGCGTTGGAGTGTGAGGAGATGGCCGTTTCCTACCTGGACGACGGCCGCCACTTCCGCGAGCGCGACGACCCGGTGAACGCGCTGGCGTCGTACTCCTACGGCTACGGCTGGCTCGACTGCGGCGTCCGCATGGGGCTGTTCGCGATCCCCGACGACACCCGCTTGTTCACCACCGAGTGA
- a CDS encoding ZIP family metal transporter: protein MAEFGAYVFVFLAGLITALATGLGAIPFFLVDEIGDRWNVVLWGLASGIMLGASLFGLVSEGLAYGGPLDLGVGVLAGVLLVVVAHELIEGAEVDPGVYEEADFKKLLLILGVLTVHSFPEGVAVGVSFAELGFDTPGGVLVFGTAVPLLAVFMTVAISIHNVPEGVAVSIPLRSMDVSPPKMVWWAVFSSLPQPIGAVIAFYFVTLAERFLPVGFGFAAGAMVYLVLTEFIPEALELGEGLAGGGKRELVAGVLVGIGAMVPLLSVTSL from the coding sequence ATGGCGGAGTTCGGCGCGTACGTCTTCGTGTTCCTCGCGGGGTTGATCACCGCGCTCGCGACCGGGCTGGGCGCGATCCCGTTCTTCCTCGTCGACGAGATCGGCGACCGGTGGAACGTGGTGCTGTGGGGGCTCGCGTCGGGGATCATGCTCGGCGCGTCGCTGTTCGGGCTGGTGAGCGAGGGGCTCGCGTACGGCGGGCCGTTGGACTTGGGCGTGGGCGTGCTGGCGGGGGTCCTGCTGGTCGTCGTCGCCCACGAACTGATCGAGGGGGCGGAGGTCGATCCCGGCGTGTACGAAGAGGCCGACTTCAAGAAGCTCCTGCTCATCCTCGGCGTGCTCACTGTTCACAGCTTCCCGGAGGGGGTCGCCGTCGGCGTCTCGTTCGCGGAGTTGGGATTCGACACGCCCGGCGGCGTCCTCGTGTTCGGCACCGCGGTGCCGCTGCTCGCGGTGTTCATGACCGTCGCGATCTCCATCCACAACGTCCCCGAGGGCGTGGCCGTGTCGATCCCGCTTCGCTCGATGGACGTGTCGCCGCCGAAGATGGTGTGGTGGGCGGTGTTCTCGAGCCTGCCGCAGCCGATCGGGGCGGTGATCGCCTTCTATTTCGTCACGCTCGCCGAGCGGTTTCTCCCGGTCGGCTTCGGCTTCGCGGCGGGCGCGATGGTGTATCTCGTGCTCACGGAGTTCATTCCGGAGGCGCTGGAGCTGGGCGAGGGTCTCGCGGGCGGCGGGAAGCGCGAGTTGGTCGCCGGCGTCCTCGTCGGGATCGGCGCGATGGTGCCGCTGCTGTCGGTCACGTCGCTGTAG